From the genome of Brevundimonas sp. NIBR11:
CATCCCTTGCCCGCGCGCCTGCGCCGACGCATGGTCGCAGCCAAAGATGGTCGGGAGAGAATCGGGTGCAGGATCTAGTCGGGCCAGCGATCGGCACGCTCGCGGCAGTGGCCGTCGGCGGCTATCTGCTGGGTTCCATCCCGTTCGGCGTTCTGATCACCCGCGCGGCCGGCGCCGGCGACGTCCGCAACATCGGATCCGGCAACATCGGTGCGACCAATGTCCTGAGGACCGGCCGCAAGGACCTGGCGCTGGCGACGCTGTTGCTGGACGCCGGCAAGGGGGCCGCCGCCCTGCTGATCGCCCGGCACCTGTTCGGGTCGGAGTTGGCCGGGGCCCTGGCGGGCGGCGCCGCCTTCCTGGGGCATCTGTTCCCGGTCTGGCTGGGCTTCCGGGGCGGCAAGGGGGTCGCGACCTTCTTCGGCCTGCTGATCGCCGCCTGCTGGCCGCTGGGGCTGATGGCCGGGGCGACCTGGCTGATCGTCGCCTTCGCCCTGCGCTATTCCTCGCTGGCCGCGCTGGTGGCGGCCGCCGCCGCGCCGCTCTACGCCCTCCTACCCCTGCCGAGGCTCGGATTGCCGGCGCCCCAGCCGATCTTCATCCTGGCCATCGTCACGGCGATCCTGATCTACATCCGGCATCACGAGAACATCGCCCGTCTGCTCAAGGGGGCCGAGCCCCGCATCGGCGCCGCCAGGACGTGAGCCTGTCGGATGCCGAGCGTTTCGCCCGTCTGCGTCTCGCACGCTGCGAGCGGGTCGGCCCGGTGTCCTTCCGCCAGCTCCTGGAACGGTTCGGCAGCGCCGAGCGGGCGCTGGACGCCCTGCCCGATCTGGTCCGCAAGGGCGGCGGCCACGGCTACGCCCTGCCCCCCATGGAGCGGGTGGATGGGGAACTGGCCGCCGGGGAGCGCATCGGCGCCACCCTTCTGGTTCTCGGCGACGCCGCCTATCCGCCGATGCTGGCCGCCGTCGATCCGCCCCCGCCTCTGCTGTGGACGCGAGGCGACGTCAGCCTGCTATCTCGGGAGGCCGTCGGCGTTGTCGGCGCCCGGATCGCCTCGGCGGGCGGCCAGAGGATCGCGCGAGGTCTCGCCACCCAGCTGGGTCAGGCCGGGTTTGTGGTGGTGTCCGGACTGGCGCGGGGGATCGACGCCGCCGCCCATGGCGGATCGCTGGAGACCGGGACGGTGGCCGTCCTCGGCGGGGGTGTCGACGACGTCTATCCGTCCGAGAACGCGGGCCTCTACGACCAGATCGTCGATCGAGGCTGTGTCGTGTCGGAAAGCCCGATGGGCGCGAGGGCCCAGGCCCGGGACTTCCCCCGGCGCAACCGCATCATCTCCGGCCTGTCGCGGGGCGTCATCGTGGTCGAGGCCGAACTGCGGTCCGGATCGCTGATCACCGCCCGGCTGGCCAACGAGCAGGGCCGCGATGTCTTCGCCGTGCCCGGCTCGCCGCTCGATCCCCGCTCCAAGGGGCCGAACGAGCTGCTGCGACAGGGCGCGATCCTGTGCGAAGGCGTGGATGACGTCCGCCGGGCCTTCGAGACCCTCCGCACTCTCGCCGAGCCGCCCGCCGACCATCCCTTTGACGGAGCGCCGGACGAGATCGACGCGGTCTTCCTCGATCGCGTCGCCGATCTGCTGTCGCCGACGCCGACGCCGCGCGACGAGATCGCCCGAGCGCTGAGCGCGCCGATCGCCGATGTGGCTGCGGCCCTGCTGGAGCTCAGCCTCGCCGGGCGGGCCACCCTTCTGCCCGGCGGATCGGCCTCAACCTAGAGCCTGGTCAGCTAATGCCATGATAGGGCTCCAGACTTACGCGAGAGCATGATCCACTCTGCATGTCGGACCCGAGAAGCAAATCCTGCACCAGACGATGATGCTCTAGGCCGGGCGGCGGCGTCCCGTCTCGGGCGGCGGTGGAGCGGGCCGGTTCAGTGGCTCGGCCGCCAGGGTCGCGGCGCTCTCGAGGATTCGGCCGAGCGCCTCGTCCCCATCCCACCGCGCCATCTGGGCCAGTTCCAGCGCCATGGCGCCGATGTATTCCCGCACAGGGAACTCCGTCGCCTGTTCGTCCTGTGCGGCTTTGATCGGGGCCTCCCCCATCGTTCCGCTCGCGCTTTGCATCGCCATAGCCTCTCCTTAGCCCAGCTCGGACATTGGATACAACTTTAGGTATCTTCGCAACCTTAACGAGATGGCGTCCCGTGAAGTTTCGTGCGGTTGACACGGTTCGCAACGCCAACCACGTTCTGCGCCCCTCCTCCCAAACTGAGCCGTAATGAATCTCGTCATCGTCGAGAGCCCCGCGAAGGCCAAGACCATCAACAAATACCTCGGCTCGGACTTCGAGGTTCTGGCCTCCTA
Proteins encoded in this window:
- the plsY gene encoding glycerol-3-phosphate 1-O-acyltransferase PlsY, giving the protein MQDLVGPAIGTLAAVAVGGYLLGSIPFGVLITRAAGAGDVRNIGSGNIGATNVLRTGRKDLALATLLLDAGKGAAALLIARHLFGSELAGALAGGAAFLGHLFPVWLGFRGGKGVATFFGLLIAACWPLGLMAGATWLIVAFALRYSSLAALVAAAAAPLYALLPLPRLGLPAPQPIFILAIVTAILIYIRHHENIARLLKGAEPRIGAART
- the dprA gene encoding DNA-processing protein DprA codes for the protein MSLSDAERFARLRLARCERVGPVSFRQLLERFGSAERALDALPDLVRKGGGHGYALPPMERVDGELAAGERIGATLLVLGDAAYPPMLAAVDPPPPLLWTRGDVSLLSREAVGVVGARIASAGGQRIARGLATQLGQAGFVVVSGLARGIDAAAHGGSLETGTVAVLGGGVDDVYPSENAGLYDQIVDRGCVVSESPMGARAQARDFPRRNRIISGLSRGVIVVEAELRSGSLITARLANEQGRDVFAVPGSPLDPRSKGPNELLRQGAILCEGVDDVRRAFETLRTLAEPPADHPFDGAPDEIDAVFLDRVADLLSPTPTPRDEIARALSAPIADVAAALLELSLAGRATLLPGGSAST